CCCGGTGATCTTCCAGGTGGTCAGGCAGTCCTCTTCCTTCGGGGTCCAGAGGTTGTGGATGACGAACGGGATGCCGCTGGGGTTCTTCTTGTCCGTGACGATCCCGCAGTGATCCAGTCCGCTTTCGAGCTTCCAGGTGACCACATCGCCGGGCTTCCACCAGCCGATGCTTGGCGGGGAGGTGTCCTTCGTGAGCGTGAGGCCGTGTCGCTTGAAGAAGACCATCTGGTTCGGCACGCGGCGGTGGTCAATGCTCGCGTCCGCGCCCTGCTGGCCCGGGTACTTCGGATAGGCGCCCGGCGCTTTCAGCTTGTCCGCGTGGATCAGCTTCTGAAGGTCGTAGCCCGCTTTCCTGAGGGCCCGAATCACGACGTCTGTGCACACGCCCTTGTCCTTCGGCACGTCGCCACCGGGGTAGCGGATCTTGACGTAGCCGGGGCTGTAGGTGGTCCCCCAAGTGAGCTGCTCCCTGGCGCCAATGACGATCTGCTGTGCGGCCGTTGGGCGGTTGCTTTGGGCACCGCTCATTGCCACGAAACAGACCGCCGCATAGATCACGGGAGCATTCTATCCGGCGGTCTTGTTCGCCCACGTCGCGACTGGACCAAATCGCGTTCTCAATGCTATTCCAGGCGCCAGCCCGGAGCTTTCTCGCAAAGGCGCAAAGAATCGCAAAGGAACGCAGAGGAACGACTGTGAGGACTCGGAGGAACGTTATTCCGAATGAGCAAATCCTTATTCGCTATTCGTCAATCGTCAATCGCAAATCGTAAATCCCTCTACCCCTCCGCCAGCTTGCCCTTCGACTCCAGTGTGCGCTGGATCAGGATGAACGCCA
The genomic region above belongs to Armatimonadota bacterium and contains:
- a CDS encoding DUF1287 domain-containing protein, which encodes MSGAQSNRPTAAQQIVIGAREQLTWGTTYSPGYVKIRYPGGDVPKDKGVCTDVVIRALRKAGYDLQKLIHADKLKAPGAYPKYPGQQGADASIDHRRVPNQMVFFKRHGLTLTKDTSPPSIGWWKPGDVVTWKLESGLDHCGIVTDKKNPSGIPFVIHNLWTPKEEDCLTTWKITGHFRYPK